The Microbispora sp. ZYX-F-249 sequence CTCGACGCCGAGGGCCTCGACGCGCTCAGCATGCGCAAGCTCGGCGCCCGGCTCGGCGCGGGGGCGACCAGCCTCTACTGGCACGTGGCGAACAAGGACGAGCTGCTCGAACTCGTCATGGACGAGGTCTACGGCATGGTCACCGTGCCGGACGACGCGGGGTGGCGGCAGGCGGCCACCGCCTTCGCGTACGGCCTGCGCGGCGCGATCCTGGAGCATCCGTGGAGCGCGAGCCTCATCGGCGCGCTGCCCGCGCTGGGGCCCAACGCCCTCGCCGCGGCCGACAACCTGATGGCCGCCTTCGCCGAGGCGGGGTTCGGCGACATGGACCTGGACTACGCGGTGGCCGCGGTCGTCGCCTTCACGCTCGGAGCCACCGTGCCCGAGGTGGCCTGGTCGAGGGCGGCCGCCGAGGCCGGCGCCGACCACGTGGAAATGCAGCAGGCCATCGCGCCCGTGCTGGAGAAGCTGGCGTCCGAGCGCCCGCGACTGCGCGAGCGGTACCAGACATACGTGGGCAAGAGCTTCGATCCCGCGATCGCGCGGCGGCTCAGCTTCGACTTCGGGCTGATGGCCCTTCTGGACGGTCTCGGCACCCGCCTGCACTGAGAGCCGGCTCTCAGTGTGTCAGCTACTGGGGGGTCATCCTTACATAATGATCAGGTAGCCTCTGAGCATGCTCCCCACGGTCGCCGACGTGCTCGCGCTGGACACCGTCCGGCGTGGCAGCCCCCGGGTGGTGGCGGGCGGCGACCGGCTCGACACCAGGGTCCGGTGGGTCCACGTGGGCGAGGTGCACGATATCGCCCACCTGTTACGCGGCGGCGAGCTGGTCCTCACGACCGGTGTGGCGCTGCCGAGCGAACCCGACAAGCTGGCCGACTACATCTGCGAGCTGGCCGCGGTCGGCGCCTCGGGCCTGATCGTGGAGCTCGGCCGCAGGTTCGTCCGCGAGCTGCCGAGGGCGGTGGTGAAGGCCGCGGAGGAGCACGGGCTGCCCCTGATCACGCTGGCCCGCGAGACGCCCTTCGTGCAGATCACCGAGTCGGTCCACGCGCGCATCATCGACATCCAGCTCCAGGAGCTGCGGGCCTCCGAGCAACTCCACGAGGTGTTCACCGAGCTGTCGGTCGAGGGCGCCTCCCCGGCGGAGGTGCTCAACCAGGTCGCGCGGTTCTCCGGCCGCCCGGCGCTGCTGGAGAACCTCGCCCACCAGGTCCTGGCGTGCGACGCCGCCGGGGGCGACACCGGAACCGTGCTGGC is a genomic window containing:
- a CDS encoding TetR/AcrR family transcriptional regulator C-terminal domain-containing protein, whose translation is MSAKPFSSVWTRERKGAREQGLSRDQIVRAAVELLDAEGLDALSMRKLGARLGAGATSLYWHVANKDELLELVMDEVYGMVTVPDDAGWRQAATAFAYGLRGAILEHPWSASLIGALPALGPNALAAADNLMAAFAEAGFGDMDLDYAVAAVVAFTLGATVPEVAWSRAAAEAGADHVEMQQAIAPVLEKLASERPRLRERYQTYVGKSFDPAIARRLSFDFGLMALLDGLGTRLH